Within Pseudomonas paeninsulae, the genomic segment GGCCCGTTTGTGCACTTCGGCGCTATTGCTGTTGAAGCCGCCCTCAAAGCCGGCTGCCACTACCTAGATACCACTGGCGAACAGGGTTACATGCTGGATATGCGCGACAAGTTTGGTGAGGACTATCGCCAGGCTGGCTTGCTGCTCGCGCCGTCGACCTCCTACATGTACACCTTTGCCGAAATCGCGGCAGAACTGGCGCTAGAGACCGAAGGCGTCGATGCCCTGGAAACCGCTACCATCGGCCGTGGCCCGCGTAATGCCGGGGCTGGCGTAACCGTCGGCTCGACTGCTTCGATCTTCGAAATGGCCCGCAGCAAACAACACTACCTGTGGGAAAACCAACTGACTACCCATGCGGTAGATGCCTCGTTCAACGTGGTTACCCCGGAATTTGTGCAGCCTGTGTTCTCCCTGCCATGGGGCGGTACCTCCTTGCCGGTGTTCTATGAGAGCGATCCACGCGTACGCAGCTGCATCTCCTCGGTTGGCTTCTACGACAACAACGTGATGCAGATGGTCCACGGCTTCAATCAGAAATGGGAAGCCGAGTACAAGGACCTACCCAAGGAACAACAGGACGCCATCATCAAAAGCGTGGTCGACTCTACAACCCCGTCGATGCCACCACGCGAGCGCACCACAATCCAGCGTTCGGTAGACATCGCAATCGGTCGCGGCAATCTGGCCGCTGTGCGCGCCACAGTGCACGGCGTTACGCCGTACATCTCCACCGGCGCACTGCAAGTGGCTACCGCGATCAAGCTGATCGATGGTGAAACCAACAAGGTCGGCTTCGCCTCGGCGTGTAAAGCCATGGGTCA encodes:
- a CDS encoding saccharopine dehydrogenase family protein — its product is MAKYPVVVYGASGYTGMLTMDWLIDQNIPFTCVARNAKRTQEMMAQRVVRLESAKYEIIEAEHNVEALIKAFTGAKVVCNTVGPFVHFGAIAVEAALKAGCHYLDTTGEQGYMLDMRDKFGEDYRQAGLLLAPSTSYMYTFAEIAAELALETEGVDALETATIGRGPRNAGAGVTVGSTASIFEMARSKQHYLWENQLTTHAVDASFNVVTPEFVQPVFSLPWGGTSLPVFYESDPRVRSCISSVGFYDNNVMQMVHGFNQKWEAEYKDLPKEQQDAIIKSVVDSTTPSMPPRERTTIQRSVDIAIGRGNLAAVRATVHGVTPYISTGALQVATAIKLIDGETNKVGFASACKAMGHRYLLGFLEQRGLARATVTQL